The DNA sequence AGTGGAAGAAATACTTAGTAGAGAGAAGATGGTTGTGTTAAGGGTGTGTCTTACCTTTAATTTCCTTTTAGGTGTCTTGAGTTTTCATTCAGTCTGACTaatctgagaaaaaaatgtgagTAATAATTTTCACAAGCACAGTTTCAGGTAATGGTTATGCATTTGAATATTTATATGCGTAGTTACTTGCCATTGAGAGTTTCAACATTAGTAAAAGTAAAAGTATAGTCCCATTCTACATTCACAGTTACTAGCTGTATATTAATTCCCATATGCTGTGGAACCACCAATCAGCAGTTAATTACAATGTATGTACTGGGGTTTGAAGCTTTGGAATAACCTCAGTGAAGATTTTAAGTATATGGACTCTGtacatatttttaaatcaagaaTTGTGAGGCAACTCATGAATCTTTTAACAgtgaaaagcaatttttttttcctttcctttttaagtttttatttccttatgTATACATAAATTATAACTTCTTTGTTTAATCTACCTTGTCATATGAACTCCATGAAATTAATGCAAATCATTCAGATTCTGGTTAATTTAAGTCGTGCTAATTATGTTGAGCATTATTTTCCAAAGCATAAATTACTGTAAGTGCAGCAGAATTAATTTCCATGCTCTTAATTTCCAAATTACTTCTACCCTAATTTTGAAACCTAGCTTTCCAGACATTCATGAcacataaaaaaacaatgaaataaagtaCCATTAACTCATACAGTAATTGGAATTTTGAGGACTGTTTTATTGACCGAAGGGTTAGGTTTTGTTCAGTAACTTTTTTGCATCCAGTGttgagtaattttgttttataggtCCCTACCAACTGTGCCTTAACTATCTTCATTTCCTTTATAATTGTGCAAATACATCTCCTCTTTCACATTAAGTTTCTTCATTCAAAAGTTGTTTTACATATTAAATGTGTGTTAATTTAGGTTGCATTTTTCCCACTGCCTTCATTTCATGGAGCATTAATTTGTTATACTAAGGAATCTATGAAGTTAGTTTCTATTGCAACTGAAAAAGCTTTGCAGTGCGTTGAAATAAGCATATGAAAGCATGTAGGTAAGGTGATTAAGTAATTATATGAACACTTCAATTATGTGGATAACATTATCTTATTAATGACTGAAATGCTACTTACCAGTATTCTCACTGACATTAATATTCCAAGCCACTCAGGCCTATCTGTAGCAAGGTCGCTAAAAACGTCTGCAAAGCGTACAATCACATCTACAATTAAAAACTGTTAGTCTTGGAATAAGTACAATGAGAGGTTAGAAGTTTTTGCTTCAAGGATGCAGGGGTAAACAAATTTTACTTCATTGTGCACTAGCAATGTTAAGCTCCATTTCCGGGGAAGCAACTTTCCTTCCTCTAGGCTTCTTCTGGACATCAAATTCCTGTCCTGATAATTTGTTCATTACATTGAATCAAGGATGCACAATAAATAGAGGAGAAAATTCATGAATTCGTATACAAGATAATAAGtatgcaaaaaagaaattacgaaaaccaataaaaaaaaaacctcttctACTTGTGAACACTCCTCAATCCTGAAGAGACTGAAACAAGTGATGGTCCATATTTAGGAAAATTTGCCCACGTTTTTCTCACTCATGGTGTCCAACGTCCTCTAGATACCAAGATGGCGGATAACTCATCTCCGGGTTCTGTTGGTCTTCCAAGATGGCGGGCCAATTAAATTCCCGACCAGGGTAGCCCGGTGCATTAAGAATACATTTAAAGaacagtaataaaaataaaaatatacttCTGAAAATTTTATCCTAAGGAGAGTAATCTTGGGTTTACAATCAACTTCACTTACTGCACATAGTTAATTCCTAAgcgaacaacaacaaaatgctggcttttttattttcgggAGTGATGCCTCCTTGCAAGCAAAATAACACAGCACTGACAGCTGCTATCACAGCCCAGAAATCCTAGCGTTCTGTGGAAGTTCCTCTGGTTGGGGTAAGGGAAACGCCTATTATGGCCATGGAGTTCACGGTTTCCTGGCCTGCTCTATATCTCAACGAGAATTATGTTTTCTGGGTCATAGGTCAGTCGTTAAAAGACCCTGCGAAAAGTGGTGACATGACACAGCTTGGCTTGCTTGAATGTTGTTACaaatttaaatcttttttttctttcttcaatattttgtATACCGCACGCAATGATTCGAACAGCGCGTGTGGCATGCGCATGCAAGGTATCGAACAGCGCACGCAGGTGACTCAAGACCAAATATGCGTCATAAAAGAGCATATCTTGCTTCTTATTCTCTTTTGACAACCTCGTGAAATTTCCTGATGTCCCGTGCATCAAACACGCATTATCTGGAACAAAACCTGCAAAATTTGGTCTACCATTTTAATCCTCAAACACCGTGGGTGTATTTCCGGCATGGGGCACCTCTAGCTAGCTCCGTCGAAAGAAGTCGTAAAAAACGCCGCCCTAAGTTAAAAAAGGTCTACCACCACGAACCGAAAAGAATAACCGCACGCAAAAATAGATCTCATCGGGAAATTGCAAGAATGTCCTTACTGTGCTCATGCGACAGTGGCTGTTTAATGCGGAGACCAGCGACCGAATCTTTTGAACTGATACGTTTGCACAGACAAACGTTTTACACAAAGAGCTACAACGAACAAAATTACATTCTTTTCCGGCAAATGGAGGTCAAACTTTGTGCCAGTGGCCGCAGAAGAGTTATATACAAGTAACCATCAATAGGAGTGGTTTGCCGAGGGGCGTTTAAGAAAGTTTACGGTTTTTCAAATGCCAAAATTAAGGTCCTCCTTAAGAAAATACAAGCCGATGGTGTTTCTATTGAACAAGACATGAGAGGAAGGCATACGAACAACGCAATGAGACTTTTGCCCGAAGCAAGAAGGGCAGTCACAGACTTCATCGTTTCGAAAAACGCGACTGAGTCACACTACAGAAGAGCGCGAActcaaaaaaagtattttgacAGTAATGAATCGATGAGAAAAATGTGGCGAGACTTTGTCACAGAAAATCCGAACTTAAAATCAACGCATTCGCCTTTAAGAAATACGGGTCCTGTTATAAGTTTTTCTACCTTTAGAAACATATTTCACAAGGATTTAGGTGACTTGTTGAGTTTTCGAAAGGCAAGGGTCGACACTTGCCAGTTCTGTGACGAAACtattaacaaaattaacatcTTGAGTCAGTCACAGGGAGACCCAAGGCGAAGAGCAGAATTAAAAGAACTAAGAGAAGCGCATTTCGCTCATTGCAGGGAAAGTGAAATAAGATTTGCTTCCATGAAATATGACATGAATGTTCCATCTAATAGACAGAGGTAATTTCAACACTTACTGTATAGGAGGGCTATTAGGACCATAGCTAttagtttattattttaagtcaatgaaaaataaaataaatcaaacctTTGCAGGGAAGAAAGGGTTATCCAAAGTTGTAAAATAACAGATCCCAACCAATCCAGGACGGAAAACTTAGTTAAAGGAAGGCCCTGTCCATAAAGAATGATCGCTCTCTTAGAGAGGTTGAATCTTTTATTGGGAACGACCACTGAGAGGCATATTATGATACATCGTATGATTACATTTCTTACTTTCGTGTTTTTCTccattttatcctttttttttttcagaattctTTAATTTACATCAAGGAAAGAAACCTCAGCTGATCATCTATGTGTTCTCTTAATACATTTTTgcactaaaacaattttttacgGCACTTCATAATCGTCGTCAAGTTGATCAGTTGACGGGAGAGATTGGTAAAACCTAACAGCATTTAGTGACAAGTATTTTTGTGCTAACCGAACACAAGAGCGTTTAACATCCTCGCGAACTGGCTTTCTCTCTTCTCTCAGAGTAGTAAGAAGTTCTGGTCTTAGATCTatgacttgttttttcttgacaaatgaaattttccgAGGTACTTCCTTTGGGTTAATCTGAAATCTAACGAAAACGCTCTCAGGGTGATGTACCAATTGGAGCTCCTCGGTATCGTCCACTTCTTCTCCGTAATCAAAATTGAGCCATGCAATGTTTTTTACTTCAAAGCGTTGCTTCTCGATATCCTCGTTCCGCCTTACGTATCGAAGTCGAAGGAAAGACTTGAAGTCTTTAATCATGGCTAAAGTTACCCAGCAAACCTCTACATTCGATAGATTGTGTTCCTCCAAAACAGTCGCCCATTGTCGAGGAATAGCAATGATTTCCCGTTTTTTAAATAACGTTTGTATAGTTCCAAATCGTCTATCACAAAAAGAGTAGGTGTGACCCTCcaataaaaacttgaaatcgGCCCGAAGAAATTGTCCTAGCCGAACAATGTAGtccaaataaaagaaaagaaaacattcctTGAATTGTCCCGGAGCATTGTCAGACCAAATTATCAAATGGTCATGCCTTCCAAGTTCGTTTTGGAGTCGCTGAATTAAGTAATCGAGGAGAGAAATTACCTCGTTTGGTCCCGTGGTACCAGTGGTCTCGTcgtaaaagaaacaatatatCTTTCCGTCGTTTGCACAGTATATTCCCAGCAAATGCGTCCTAACCCTCGCAGAGTAGTATGCGTCTTGAGCTAGAACTTTGGGTGTTTGAAGAGATTTGTCAAAATCCAATTGGAGAGTTAGAGTGCTTGTGAACCGGTCCAGCTCCATTATTGATTAAAAATCAAGATTTAAACTTTCAATGTTGCTACCCGTTTCACTCACCGATCCCTTGACATAATCAGAATGGTATCCTTAAGTGTACATGGGTTAACCCAAAAAACACACGACTTCTTCTAACTTGGAGGCGTGTGTCCAAACTCCGCCCCTCATCGTTATAGGTTGCAATTGCATCTTCGTTAAAGTGTCCGTTACAGAAACGACATTAGGATGGCTGTAATTTTAAGTATAACGGTAAAAGAAAGTGCGCGCGCGCTTCTTAACTTACAAACTGAACATTGAACGTTGATTGGCTTTCAAAATACTGAGGATAGAAAATCTGAACAAGGTTGCCCGAATAGGGGAGGTATCGTTGACGTCAGCTATTGTCATTTATGTGCCAACCAATCATTGGCTGACCAAACGAAAGGTCGTAAGGCCTCTTGTCCCTGTGGTTGGAAATTTGAATAACAATAGCAAAGTTTGTAAACAGAtatctaaccctaaccctatcttcgttattgtttgaaagtaCTTGCCTCAACAAACACATTATTGACACACTGATTGTACACAATTAACAcctatttgaatttttaatttcttacaCAACATACCAAACGCTCAAGTTTGGACGACAATGCTGCGTTAGGGGTAACAATATATGTTCAACACTAACAATAGAACTGGTCTTTCGTCCCAGGTAATTTCTCAGCACATTAGCATTTTCAGATAACGTACTGGGATTATATGGAAATGCTAATCATCGTCATCTCCATCGTCATTGTTTTTACCGCAGGCTTACCTTCACTTAAAAGGATATAAACAActattaatttaaaaagtcGATTATCAACGAGAAAGGTTAATACAAAAGAACCTAGTGACatgaaaggcatttttttgtgcaaatttctttgggaaaaacatgcaaattattgTTCTGTGTTTCCATTGGTTAGATGTTCATATTGTTCCCGCTGTGGCGTAAACACCCTTTTGAGCACTTTGTCTTTTTATCGCTGTCTTCAAACAGCAGTAAAATAACATTTCCACACTGAAGTACAAATAGTTTACCTTGAGAGGAAGGTTTGAGTAATTCATTTATTCGTGATAAGCAACCTCACAAAATGACAACAAGATCTATTTCCCGTTAACACATGTTTTTGACTACGAAGCCATACCTACcccaaaataataaaaaaaaaatccttgaaGCGTAGTACTTGTGTCGAGCTTTTGCTTGCGAGTTTGAGAAAATACTGTCGTGCCCCTTGGATTGGTTCCTGAGAGAAGCATGTTGGCTACTTTGGAACCGTGGGAATATTTTCGGGCTGAGCTTTAACCGCACGTGTTAATTTGCGATGATCTGAAAATTAAAAGGCTTgacctaaaaaaaaagtgggaCTATTTGCAATTTACCTTTCGTTCTAGAAGGACTAAAACAGGACTCAAAATGGCGAGTTTTGCAAACATCAGGCaggttattttaaaacaaaaacgcgCCATAAAATGCCCTTTTTTTAGGCGATTTGTCAGCCTGGCGGTGAAACAGGGGAGCAAGGAAACGTTTGTATCAAGTGACGAAATATTTGAAGACTACTGTCAAGCCGTAGCCTTGTGGACTGATGGCGACAATCTCCATGGCCAGACCAAATACCTCATTAAAAAGGCTGCATTTTACAAGGTGagataaaacaattttcaagtcaaCGGCGCTGTGCTGTCCCTACAGAATTTAAATGCCTTTCTcttgaaaaaaagattattttcatttcttcagcAATTGAAAAAGGAACTTGAGCAGTTCGCTAATTCGAACAACTGGGATGTTCGGTCGGCGGTAAAGTCTGGACGAATCCGAGGCTATTCCGGGATTCAATTACAAAGACCCCGAAGACGACCTGCCCTAGAATTTGGTGGAAGAGTTATGCTCCAACGCCTACAACATTATATGAGAGAAAATCCAAAACCTGACCCACCAATTGAAGTAAGTATTTTGCTATTTGCTTTCCCAAGGCACAAACACCTATCactaacaaataattattatattttactcACAAAAGTgttaaattgtattttagTTACATGAAGTACCCAGTGATCCTCGGGGAGCGGGAATTTGTGCCTTTGCTTCACGAGATATACAAAAATGCGAGATTATATGCGAGTTCGAGGGAGAGCACATTTCACTCGACGAAGCCGAGAGGCGTGAAGCTTTGTACAGCGAGCAGGGAAGGCCTTGCACCCTTATGGTCATCGAGAGTGGGGCGATGCAGATTGCGTGAGTTTTCGTAAATAGATAACGTCTTTGACTCACTGTCGTAAAGGATGAAATGAAGTCACGTTGATTTTTTTGACGCATTTTTATCAACATTAGGCTCATTGTTCTATGTCTACAATTATCATAATAAATAACACCACTCCTTTGTCCAGAGAACATACAGACGGTTAAGTTACCCATTGATCAATGGGTGTGACCAACGTGGCCTTCATCTCTTTCCGGAGGACACAATAATGGCTGCCGCAACGtctagcgaaaaaaaaaaaggataggCTTTATTAGCACATATAAATTACTCGTTTTCTCATAAACTGCAAACGTTGCGGGGAATGCAGTATACTGTCAATCTTAGACACTAAATGGTGAAATGTCCTTATTAAATACTCCGCCGctaaaaagacaatttcaTTTACTTGTAGAATTGATCCATATGAAGGCAATCCAAGAGGCTCATCGACATGGGGTTCAACTTTGAATCATTCGCTGCACCACGCCAACGTCAAGCCCTTTATCGCGGAAAAGAATTCCGATAACCCAAGAGTATTTTTGGTCGCAGCGCACGATATTGCCCAGACCACAGAGCTGTTGTGGAACTATAATGACCAACAATGCCACTTCTATTCAAACTCCCAAACTCTCCCTGCAGaacaataaaagaattttaaaatatgtttaaTAAAAAGTGCTAATGACAGCTTACATGAGATTATAATGTGTTAAGGCCCCGACACCTAAAAAAACGCTTCGCGAGCTACACAAATCATGCCTTTTCAATGACcacgcctgttttcaagcgaacatctagcgagccacctttttcaaaattcagtcagataacagagcacaattgagcagacagtggctaaacagactggttcaagcaaattccactcaggttgacattcacgttggccatcatacgcattcaattcattttcattccatcctgatcattatctgactggatttacaaaaagatacctcccaatgctgggacaattattataatttagcacattcagatgcacaacaaagggcttgctcttggcagctatgattccaactaggatcaaactctagcctagcctcaacaatgccacttgtagacttcactcacgtctaaccgctgactataattatatcacaaggctgtgtcacaggactactgactatgattgacaaaggcaacatttaatagccaactgactaaaacaagctaaatCAGCTTAACCaacccccctaaagtaactttgctctcctcttccgagggcaagctacccactagttcatagctcagggcctctggagtttacccaggcatctcttgacgccgccccccctaggtttcaggccgccgccatggcttgaaaacaggctgcgcctgttttcaagcgaacatctagcgagccacctttttcaaaattcagtcagatatatatataacagAGATATATTACTGCAGACAATACTGTTTCGCCCtgctgggcctcatcagttttttgtttttaaggcgaATGGCCGGGCCCCCGGTGGGGAAGGTGCAATGCCCGCCAGATATGACGACAAAACGCCTTAAGAGGGGGTGCACCAGCACGCCAAACTCGCCAGGGAATCGAACCCCACCCCTGCAAGCATGAAAACGATGACATAAGTGGTACAAAAGTACACAAAAAAAGGACTAGTGGGTAAACAGAcagaataaaaatgcaaaaaaaaggggAGTTATAAGGCAAACGTTAGATTACCACCAGCAAAAGATGCAATGACACCATTGGCCCCCCAGCGACGAGTGAAGAAACGACGACCGCGCGCAGTCCtttgatgtttgaaaaagacGGTTAAATGGAATTTAACTCGCGCCTTAACGCTCTCAATAACTGGTATGGCGCCGGGCTGGAGAGAACGAAAGCGAAAGTCATTTCTGGCAagccaaatgcaaaatttacacacattcaaaatgtacacaaaaacacgaGGCAGAAGACGAAGTTCTTCAAGATTAAACCCGAAAAGGACATGGCGAAGCAACAGAACAGGGGACATGAGAGAGTAACGAAACATTAATGACTGGAGCCAAGACAGTACACTCTGCGCAAGAGGGCAAGCAAACAGGAGGTGACTTAGCGACTCAAGAACGGGACCACAAAAACAGTGCTGAGACACATGCAAGCCAAAGGATATAAGACGCTGGGCAGTCAAAACAACACCATGAGCGACCTTCCAAGAGAAGTCCAAAACTGAACGgtcaaaattagcaaaatgaaGTTGACGCCAAGTGGACGGCCAATAAAGTGCGCCAAAGGTAggcctaaatttttcaacacaaTGAGGAACAGCGTAATTTTcatcaagcaagaaaagataTCCTATTTTTGAAGATAAATCCGCCACGACTCTGCGGGCATGAGGATCTCTGGACGCGAAAACTAGCGAAGAAAGCCTATTATCAAAGGAACCATCAAGGGAGCGCCAGGCTAGCAAAAGTGAAGAGTAGAACGCAGGAAGAATACTATGGTTAAAGCTATTTGGTCGTGCAAGGACCACAGAAGGAGAAGTACCGAAACAGGACAAGAACCAGTAGGTCATTAGAAGAGTCCAACCTGAAGGGTTCGCAGCAAAACGCCTAACCCATTGGCTAAGCAGTGATgacacttttaatttcacattAACGACAGAGAACCCACCAAGAGAAGGCGGTTGAACAACTACAGCACGCGTCACCAGCTCGCATTTGGTTTtccagaaaaagtcaaaaatcaaagagTTAAGCATCCTCAAAACCCACGGAGGCATGTGAACAAGGGATGCAACATACCAAATCCGTGACAAGGCAAGGGCGTTAATGACCAGAGCCTTGCCCCGGAACGAAAGATTACGCTGACGCCAAGAAAGCAGAGTTTTTTCAACAGCACAAATTCGAGGACCCCAGTTGTCCTCCTCGAGGTTGCCCAAGCCCACATAAATCCCAAGAATCTTAAGTTTAGACGGAGACCAGTCCAGAGCCACAGGGGGATCCACACGGCCAACCCAGCTACCCAGCCACAGACCTTTAGACTTGGACTGATTAAGTCGAGAGCCCGAAGCTTTCTCAAACAAGGAATAAATATCGAAGACAGCCTTGATTGAGTCATCCGTTGATAAAATGAGTGTAGTATCATCCGCATACTGATGTACCGGAGATACCACCAAGGGTACGCCAGGAAGGCACAAGCCAGGGATGCGAGGAGTACACCGAATATTCACAGCAAGTGTTTCTGCAACAAGTACATACAAAAGTGGAGAGAGGGGACATCCCTGCCTCACACCTCttgacagagaaaagaaaggggaGATATCTCCATTAACAATAACGGCACTCTGAACTTGGGTATAGAAAAGACCAACCCACCGTAGAAAGGAATACTTAAATCCCATCCTACCGAGGGTTGCACGCATGAAGCCCCAGTCCACACGATCAAAAGCTTTCTCTTGATCCAAGGACAAAATGGCTAAAGGGACACCTGTCcgagaagcaaaagaaacaacatcacGGATAATGGACACATTTTCCCCTATGAATCGCCCTGGAACACCGCAGGTTTGGTCTTTCGCGACAACCAAATGAATGACTTTCAGTAAACGACCAGCGACGACCCTAGCAGCTAATTTGTAGTCTACGTTTAACAGGGTAATGGGACGCCAGTTACGGGGATCAAGACGGTCTCCCTTTTTAAAGATCAAAGAGATTAGACCTCTTCTTTGGGTGAGAGACATGACACCAGACAAATAACACGAATTAAGCACATTAACCAAGTCAGTCCCCAAGATGGGCCAAAACTTTACATAAAATTCCATAGGCAGGCCGTCCGACCCAGGCGACTTGCCTCTGGCCATACCATTTAATGCTGCAAAACATTCATCAAAACTCAAAGGCCCATCGCAAAGGTCGGCCTGAGTTGAAGGCAGAGTGGTGGAGACATTGCTCAACAAAGAGTTGGCTATAGCAGGATCGGTAGCTTCAGCAGTAAACAAGGACTCATAAAAGGACGAAAAAACACGACACAGGTCATCATTATGGGATACAATGGATCCGTCGTTCGTACGCAAGGCTGCAACAGACCGGTCAGCAGCTCGCTTTTTCTCGAGACGAAGAAAGAATGCTGAAGATGTTTCACCTTCTTCCACCCAACGAGCGCGAGCACGAACCTGAGCCCCACGGGCAACCTCAATGTCCATTCGGGCATTCTCCGCAAGAGTGGAGCGGTAGGGCCCCAAACAAGATATAAAACCAGCATCGACGCGACATTTTAGGTGGTCTGCCAGCCTAGACAAGAAGCTACGGTGTTGTGACCGCTGAGAAGAACGAACACAGCAATATCTAATAGTGAGTCCCTTAATGATACTTTTCCCCTTGTCCCACCACTTAGCCAGAGTGGGAAAACGGGGCTGCGCAGCACGCCAATCAGACCAGAAATTGGTAATAAGAGAGATATACTCAGGGTCATTTAAAACAGATAAGTTGAGCTTCCAAACTCCAggaccatgagaaggaacttCAGGAACACGAACAGACATAACAACAGCGCAATGATCCGAGAAAGGGCAAGCATCAATATCACAAGAGGACACAGACGGGACCCACACATGAGGTACTAAGATGAAGTCAATACGGGAAGAAAGCGAACCATTACTCCTCGTCCAAGTATAACTGGAGGACGTAGGATGGAGATATCTCCAGATGTCGATTGAAGAGCAGGCGTTAAGGAGACGGTTCAGAGCACAAGATGATTCACGAGATACATCAAAGGGATCCGATCCACGACGGTCAAGAGACCGGTCGAAAACGGTGTTGAAATCACCAGCAAGCACAGTAGGGACAGACGGATCAATCCTGACAGAAACATCGTCAAGGAACTGATTACGTTGTGGGTTACTATTAGGAGCATAAACACAGCAAACACGAAAAACTTGGttacaaaaacgaaattcaCACATCAAAAATCTTCCATCAGGTTCAGACCAAGACTGTACAAGAGACAGAGTTGgccgaaataaaataatacagccACGGGCATGCGTTGAACCAGCAGCTAGGGCACACAGATAACCAGAGGCCCGAAACCAAGTCTGACATTCCAAGTCAGAAGAACAATGACATTCTTGTAAACAGACAATATCAGGGACCACAGTTAGAGATCTAAACTATTGCACTAGACCTGCGCGCTTGGACTGATCACGCAGTCCATTAGCATTAAGTGTGACAATAGACAAAGCCATTATTAAGTTTTAGATTTCGCAGAGGCTCTAGTCAGA is a window from the Acropora palmata chromosome 14, jaAcrPala1.3, whole genome shotgun sequence genome containing:
- the LOC141866037 gene encoding uncharacterized protein LOC141866037 yields the protein MASFANIRQVILKQKRAIKCPFFRRFVSLAVKQGSKETFVSSDEIFEDYCQAVALWTDGDNLHGQTKYLIKKAAFYKQLKKELEQFANSNNWDVRSAVKSGRIRGYSGIQLQRPRRRPALEFGGRVMLQRLQHYMRENPKPDPPIELHEVPSDPRGAGICAFASRDIQKCEIICEFEGEHISLDEAERREALYSEQGRPCTLMVIESGAMQIAIDPYEGNPRGSSTWGSTLNHSLHHANVKPFIAEKNSDNPRVFLVAAHDIAQTTELLWNYNDQQCHFYSNSQTLPAEQ